A window from Balearica regulorum gibbericeps isolate bBalReg1 chromosome 1, bBalReg1.pri, whole genome shotgun sequence encodes these proteins:
- the AQP11 gene encoding aquaporin-11 — protein MAVGGVGTSLLLMAGIMVTVGLCRRLTRRRLRSHQRLCTFLLEMFSTFQICACTNELCLLGNVEPKPHTSLTLTYGFTVLHGLTLTGSTCNPCGTLQPMWGGGISVKMGGLKIGAQFVAAVLARVFMHFIWSLEMAEPHFGALPQGCSNPMQTTETQAFCIELLFSVVFQLTILRVESINSKYRVHLIALLITMLVYAGGNLTGAIFNPALAFSLHPNCFYDKFLSYSLVYWIAPSLGTILVAFIWDEILPRIS, from the exons ATGGCTGTCGGTGGGGTCGGGACCTCGCTCCTGCTGATGGCCGGCATCATGGTAACAGTGGGGCTGTGCAGGAGATTAACCCGCCGCCGGCTGCGCTCCCACCAGCGTCTTTGCACTTTCCTTTTGGAGATGTTTAGCACCTTCCAGATTTGCGCCTGCACTAACGAGCTCTGCCTGCTCGGCAATGTGGAGCCGAAGCCGCATACCTCCCTCACTCTCACCTACGGTTTCACCGTCCTGCACGGCTTGACTCTGACTGGGAGCACATGCAATCCCTGTGGCACCTTGCAGCCAATGTGGGGCGGTGGGATATCGGTCAAGATGGGTGGACTCAAGATCGGTGCTCAGTTCGTGGCTGCAGTGCTTGCCAGAGTGTTTATGCACTTCATCTGGAGCCTGGAGATGGCAGAACCACATTTTGGAGCACTCCCACAGGGCTGCAGCAACCCCATGCAGACTACAGAGACGCAGGCGTTCTGCATAGAActgctcttttctgttgttttccagCTGACCATCCTGCGAGTGGAAAGCATTAATTCCAAATACCGAGTCCATTTGATTGCTCTACTCATCACCATGCTCGTGTATGCAG GTGGAAATCTCACAGGAGCAATATTTAACCCAGCACTGGCTTTTTCATTACATCCAAATTGTTTCTATGACAAATTTTTGAGTTATTCACTAGTATATTGGATAGCACCTTCCTTAG